A genomic window from Engraulis encrasicolus isolate BLACKSEA-1 chromosome 14, IST_EnEncr_1.0, whole genome shotgun sequence includes:
- the pltp gene encoding phospholipid transfer protein: MAAFLVSFLLLLPFTMAGEHPGCKIRFTSRGLEMLKYETQRFVEEELSNITMPDLSGKEGRFQYTINNVKITEMNLTHVDLRFQPDLGLIFEVENSSITLNFQRKILYWFFYDTGYINASAEGVNINTALKLIKDEGGRMKISNITCDAYITKMKAKFSGTLGRVYEFISTFLTTGMRFLLNQRICPSLDHAGLVLINSLLDTIPVRSEVDGYIGIDYSLLNDPVITDSSLDMDFRGMFYELKNENITLPNLAVNPLVKESDKMVYLALSEYFFDSGLDAYHKAEMFKTEISNGRMSKDLEMLLRTTYFATIMMLNPALMEAPISLELEVTERPKCTIKTTGASVAVNALVNVLVLPPGKPPVQLSSMTMETKFNAKVVMKGKRLTVLMDLRRFKIFSNKSALESLALIPLQGPLKTMLQISVVPLINNYTKRGVQIPLAEGMDFIEEVTTYHNGYLVVGANLHFSRGLREVIQSKMTGEMDNSV, encoded by the exons ATGGCAGCTTTCCTAGTGTCATTCCTGCTTCTCTTGCCCTTCACCATGGCTGGTGAACATCCTGGCTGCAAGATCCGATTCACTTCAAGAGGCCTCGAAATGT TGAAATACGAGACACAGAGGTTTGTGGAGGAAGAGCTGAGCAATATCACCATGCCAGACTTGTCAGGAAAAGAAGGACGGTTCCAGTACACCATCAACAA TGTGAAGATCACGGAGATGAACCTGACCCATGTTGACCTGCGCTTCCAGCCCGACCTGGGTCTGATCTTTGAGGTGGAGAACTCCTCCATCACCCTCAACTTCCAGAGGAAGATCCTCTACTGGTTCTT CTATGATACGGGGTACATTAACGCCTCTGCAGAAGGTGTCAATATCAACACAGCACTGAAGCTGATCAAAGACGAGGGAGGACGCATGAAAATCTCCAACATCACCTGTGACGCCTACATCACCAAGATGAAGGCCAAATTCAGCGGCACTCTTGG GAGAGTGTATGAATTCATCTCAACATTCCTGACAACCGGAATGCGCTTCCTCCTAAATCAGCGG ATTTGCCCATCCTTGGACCATGCTGGCCTGGTTTTGATTAACTCTTTATTGGACACCATCCCAG TGCGATCGGAGGTGGATGGCTACATTGGCATAGATTATTCTCTGCTGAACGATCCAGTGATCACCGACAGCAGTCTTGACATGGATTTTCGG GGTATGTTTTATGAACTAAAGAATGAGAATATCACTCTTCCCAACTTGGCCGTAAATCCCCTTGTGAAGGAAAGCGATAAGATGGTCTACCTGGCCTTATCGGAGTACTTTTTTGACAGCGGGCTGGATGCTTACCATAAAGCTGAAATGTTCAAAACCGAGATCTCAAATGGTCGG ATGTCAAAGGATCTGGAGATGCTTTTGAGAACAACTTATTTTGCGACCATCATGATGCTT AACCCTGCCCTGATGGAGGCGCCCATCTCCCTGGAGCTGGAGGTCACCGAGCGCCCCAAGTGCACCATCAAAACAACTGGCGCCAGCGTGGCGGTCAATGCCCTGGTCAATGTCCTGGTGCTGCCACCCGGAAAACCACCAGTGCAGCTCAGCAGCATGACTATG GAGACCAAATTCAATGCCAAGGTGGTGATGAAGGGGAAGAGGCTCACAGTGCTGATGGACTTGAGAAG GTTTAAAATCTTCTCCAATAAGTCGGCTTTGGAATCACTGGCG ctGATCCCCTTGCAGGGCCCTCTGAAGACCATGCTGCAGATCTCAGTGGTGCCCCTGATCAACA ATTACACAAAGAGAGGTGTTCAGATCCCTCTCGCAGAAGGAATGGACTTCATTGAAGAGGTGACAACTTATCACAAT GGATACCTCGTTGTCGGAGCCAACCTACATTTCAGCCGCGGCCTACGAGAGGTGATCCAGAGCAAGATGACTGGAGAGATGGACAACTCTGTGTAG